The DNA region CTACTCGCAAAGGAGTTTTGGTTTTGAACAAAACGGTATTTGAGCGCGGCAGCGTGGGCCAAATCCGCATTCACGTGCTGCCTACAACCCGATTCAAAACATTTGCCGTTTCTCTCTACGCAGGTTTGCCGCTGGGCGAGCAAACGGTTACGACTACGGCGCTGACCCCTTTTGTGCTGCGGCGGGGCACCGCGTCTTATCCCGAAACGACGTTGTTCCGGGAACAGCTCGAGCATCTGTATGGCGCCGGCTTCGGCTTTGACGTCTATAAACGGGGCAATTACCAGATTGTCCAGTTCCGCATGGATACGATCAACGATTCTTTCGTGCAAAGCGACGATTCGCTGCTCGGTCAAACGTTCGCTTTTCTCGGCGAAGTCGTCACGAAACCGGCCACGGAGAACGGAGTTTTCCGTTCGTCTTATGTGGCTTCGGAACGCGAATCCGTACGCAAAAAGCTGGAAGGGATCATCAACGATAAAATCCGCTATGCGGCCGAGCGCTGCATGGAGGAGATGTTTAAGGACGATCCGTACCGGCTGCACCCGCTTGGGGAACGCGCCGATCTTGACGGCATCACGCCGCAGTCGCTTTTTGCCGCTTATCAGAACTGGCTGCAGCAGGCGAATTTGGACCTGTACGTGGTGGGAGACACATCGCTTGCCGAAGTGGAGGAGCTGGTCGCAAGGCAGTTCAGCTTAAACCGGACGGCTTCCCCGGAATATAAGCCGGAGCACGTCGAAATGAAGACCGCGGAAGTGCGCACCGTCAAAGAGGCGCTCGACGTCAATCAGGGCAAATTGAATCTCGGTTTGCGCACGCCGATTACGTACGGGGACGACCGCTACGCGGCCGCTTTGGTGTATAACGGCATTTTGGGCAGTTACCCGCATTCGAAGCTGTTCATGAACGTGCGGGAAAAAGCCAGCCTGGCTTATTACGCCGCTTCCCGGTTCGATGGGCACAAGGGGATCGTGGCGATTCAATCGGGAATCGAAATCGAAAACTACGACAAAGCGCTGGAGATTATTCAGGCCCAGCTGGCCAGCTTGCGGTCGGGGGAGATCAGCGAGCTGGAGATGTCGCAGACCAAAGCGATGATCCGCAACAGCCTGCTGGAAATGCAGGACTCGGCCTTCGAAATGATCGCCTACGATTTCAACCGGGTGCTGTCCGGCAAGGACCGTCCGGCCGAAGAGTTGCTGCGCCAGGTAGAGCGGGTAACCCCCGGGGACGTTGTGCAGGCGGCGGAAACGGTGCAGCTTGATACGATTTACTTTTTGACAGGTAAAAAGGAGGTTTAGCCGCTTGGAAACGCTTCGCTATGATGCTTTGCAGGAAACGTTATACCGCGAAACGATGGATAACGGGCTTCAGGTGTATGTGCTGCCGAAACCGGGTTTTCAAAAGACATACGCCACGTTTGCCACAAAATACGGTTCGATCGACAACCATTTCCGGGTCGAGGGTCAGGAGGAGATTTCCGTTCCGGACGGGATCGCCCATTTTTTGGAGCATAAAATGTTCGAGGAGCCGGAGGGCGACATTTTCGCCACGTTTGCTTCCCATGGGGCTTCGGCCAACGCTTTTACCAGCTTTGATCAGACCGTGTACCTGTTCTCCGCGACCGAAAACATCGCGCTTAATCTGGAAACGCTGATCAATTTCGTGCAGCATCCGTATTTCACCGACCAGAACGTCGAGAAGGAAAAAGGCATCATCGGCCAGGAAATCGGCATGTACCGCGACAATCCCGATTGGCGGGTTTATTTCGGCCTGATCGAAGCGATGTACAAGGTGCATCCCGTTCACATCGACATCGCCGGTACGGTCGAATCGATCGGCACGATTACGAAGGAGACGCTGTACACGTGCTACAACGCGTTTTACCACCCCAGCAATATGCTTCTGTTCGTCGTTGGCGGGGTGGATCCGGAAGAGGTGT from Paenibacillus macerans includes:
- the yfmF gene encoding EF-P 5-aminopentanol modification-associated protein YfmF; amino-acid sequence: MNKTVFERGSVGQIRIHVLPTTRFKTFAVSLYAGLPLGEQTVTTTALTPFVLRRGTASYPETTLFREQLEHLYGAGFGFDVYKRGNYQIVQFRMDTINDSFVQSDDSLLGQTFAFLGEVVTKPATENGVFRSSYVASERESVRKKLEGIINDKIRYAAERCMEEMFKDDPYRLHPLGERADLDGITPQSLFAAYQNWLQQANLDLYVVGDTSLAEVEELVARQFSLNRTASPEYKPEHVEMKTAEVRTVKEALDVNQGKLNLGLRTPITYGDDRYAAALVYNGILGSYPHSKLFMNVREKASLAYYAASRFDGHKGIVAIQSGIEIENYDKALEIIQAQLASLRSGEISELEMSQTKAMIRNSLLEMQDSAFEMIAYDFNRVLSGKDRPAEELLRQVERVTPGDVVQAAETVQLDTIYFLTGKKEV